From the Halichoerus grypus chromosome 3, mHalGry1.hap1.1, whole genome shotgun sequence genome, one window contains:
- the REEP4 gene encoding receptor expression-enhancing protein 4 encodes MVSWMICRLVVLVFGMLYPAYASYKAVKTKNIREYVRWMMYWIVFALFMAVETFTDIFISWFPFYYEIKMAFVLWLLSPYTKGASLLYRKFVHPSLSRHEKEIDTCIVQAKERSYETVLSFGRRGLNIAASAAVQAATKSQGALAGRLRSFSMQDLRSIPDAPAPAYQDPLYLEDQVPCRRPPIGYRAGGLQDSDTDDACWSDTEAVPQPPSRPREKPLGRSQSLRVVKRKPPVREGTTSRSLKVRTRKKTISSDMNS; translated from the exons ATGGTGTCCTGGATGATCTGTCGCCTGGTGGT GTTGGTGTTTGGGATGCTGTACCCAGCTTATGCTTCCTACAAGGCTGTGAAGACCAAGAACATTCGTGAATAT gtCCGGTGGATGATGTACTGGATAGTCTTTGCACTGTTCATGGCCGTGGAGACCTTCACAGACATCTTTATTTCCTG GTTCCCTTTCTACTACGAGATCAAAATGGCCTTTGTGCTGTGGTTGCTATCACCTTACACCAAAGGGGCCAGCCTGCTTTACCGCAAGTTTGTCCACCCATCCTTGTCCCGTCATGAGAAG GAGATTGACACCTGCATCGTGCAGGCCAAGGAGCGCAGCTATGAGACGGTGCTCAGCTTTGGGAGACGGGGCCTCAACATTGCTGCTTCAGCTGCTGTGCAGGCTGCCACCAAG AGTCAGGGCGCACTGGCCGGAAGGCTGCGAAGCTTCTCCATGCAGGACCTGCGCTCCATCCCTGATGCCCCTGCCCCCGCCTACCAGGATCCCCTCTACCTGGAGGACCAAGTACCTTGCCGCAGGCCGCCCATCG GGTACCGGGCAGGGGGCCTGCAGGACAGCGACACCGACGATGCGTGTTGGTCAGACACAGAGGCAGTTCCCCAGCCACCCAGCCGGCCCAGAGAGAAGCCTCTCGGCCGCAGCCAGAGCCTGCGTGTGGTCAAGAGGAAGCCGCCAGTGCGGGAG GGCACCACCTCGCGCTCCCTGAAGGTTCGGACAAGGAAAAAGACCATTTCTTCAGACATGAACAGCTAG
- the HRURF gene encoding protein HRURF, with protein sequence MAQPTASAQKLVRPIRAVCRILQIPESDPSNLRP encoded by the coding sequence ATGGCGCAACCCACGGCCTCGGCCCAGAAGCTGGTGCGGCCGATCCGCGCCGTGTGCCGCATCCTGCAGATCCCGGAATCCGACCCCTCCAACCTGCGGCCCTAG
- the HR gene encoding lysine-specific demethylase hairless — protein sequence MESTPSFLKDTPAWEKTAPEKGILRQEPDTLPRDGLRRGALCLGEPAPFWRGVLSTPDSWFPPGIPQSPKDTLPLVEGEGPRNGERKANWLGSKEGLRWKEAMLTHPLALCGSAYPPRYGPLIPEHNGGHPKSDPVAFRPLHCPFLLETKILEQAPFWVPTCLPPYLVSSLPPERPCDWPLAPHPWVYSGGQPKVPSAFGLGSKGFYHKDPSILRLAKEPLATAEPGLLGLASGGHLQRTGEVERPSLHQRDGEAGVGRHQNLCPFLLGHPDSAPRTPWSPCPPGLVHTLGNVWAVPGGGSLGYHLGPSATSRCPSPGPPTTQGGCCSSHPPARDGGLGPCGKCQEGGTIGPSESNEEVNKASGPRACPPSHHTKLKKTWLTRHSEQFGCPGGCPGDEESPSAQLQALKRASSPEVQGAGGSPAAKRPPDPFPGSAGQGARGRQEMLDSSFGNKAEAVQHDDHRGPQDGRARLQDPGLQDTSCSAPLAGMAPCQSCTHAAGEAGGLARHSQQVPRLPPGGEQPQEEDSAASLEEGGGSGPEARLSKGLAKHLLSGLGDRLCRLLRREREALAWAQREGQGPARTEDNQGVPRCCSRCHRGLFNTHWKCPHCSHRLCVACGRMAGARRARDKAGPQEESAEECPQEAGHTASSLMLTQFVSSQALAELSTAMHEVWVKFDIRGHCPCQADARVWASGDGGQQKEPTEKTPPVPQSSCNGDTNRTKHIKEETPDSTETPAEDRAGRRPLPCPSLCELLASTAVKLCLGHERIHMAFAPVTPALPSDDRITNILDSIIAQVVERKIQEKALGPGLRAGPGLRKGLGLPLSPVRPRLPPPGALLWLQEPRPQRGFHVFQEHWRQGQPVLVSGIQRTLRGNLWGTEALGALGGQVQALTPLGPPQPTSLHSATFWEGFSRPEIRPKSDEGSVLLLHRALGDEDTSRMENLAASLPLPEYCARHGKLNLASYLPPGPALRPLEPQLWAAYGVSPHRGHLGTKNLCVEVTDLVSVLVRAETPPPTWHRAQKDFLSGLDGEGLWSPGSQVSTVWHVFRAQDAQRIRRFLQMVCPAGAGNLEPGTPGYCYLDAGLRRRLREEWGVNCWTLLQAPGEAVLVPAGAPHQVQGLVSTVSVTQHFLSPETSALSAQLCHQGPSLSPDRRLLYAQMDWAVFQAVKVSVGTLQEAK from the exons ATGGAGAGTACGCCCAGCTTCCTGAAGGACACCCCAGCCTGGGAGAAGACAGCCCCTGAGAAGGGCATCCTGCGACAGGAGCCTGATACCCTGCCTCGAGATGGTCTGCGCCGGGGCGCACTGTGCCTGGGAGAGCCTGCTCCCTTCTGGAGGGGTGTCCTAAGCACCCCAGACTCCTGGTTTCCCCCTGGCATTCCCCAGAGCCCCAAGGACACGCTCCCACTGGTGGAGGGAGAAGGCCCCCGCAATGGGGAGAGGAAGGCCAACTGGCTGGGTAGCAAGGAGGGGCTGCGCTGGAAGGAGGCAATGCTTACCCACCCACTGGCACTTTGTGGCTCAGCGTACCCGCCTCGCTATGGCCCCCTGATTCCTGAGCATAATGGTGGCCATCCCAAGAGTGACCCTGTGGCCTTCCGGCCCTTGCACTGCCCCTTCCTTCTGGAGACCAAGATCCTCGAGCAAGCTCCCTTCTGGGTGCCCACCTGCTTGCCACCCTACCTAGTGTCCAGCCTGCCCCCAGAGCGTCCGTGTGACTGGCCCCTGGCCCCACATCCCTGGGTGTACTCAGGGGGGCAGCCCAAAGTGccctctgccttcggcttaggcaGCAAG GGCTTTTACCACAAGGATCCAAGCATCCTCAGGCTGGCAAAGGAACCACTGGCAACCGCAGAACCTGGGTTGTTAGGCTTAGCCTCTGGTGGGCATCTCCAGAGAACTGGGGAAGTGGAGCGTCCTTCATTGCAccagagagatggagaggcagGAGTCGGCAGGCATCAGAACCTTTGCCCATTCCTCCTGGGGCATCCAGACTCTGCTCCCCGGACCCCCTGGTCCCCGTGCCCCCCGGGCCTGGTTCATACTCTTGGCAACGTCTGGGCTGTACCAGGGGGTGGGAGCCTTGGGTACCATCTGGGGCCATCAGCCACATCAAGGtgcccctctcctgggcctcctACCACCCAGGGAGGCTGTTGCTCATCTCACCCACCTGCTAGAGATGGAGGTCTTGGCCCCTGTGGGAAGTGCCAGGAGGGGGGCACCATCGGGCCCAGTGAATCCAACGAGGAAGTGAACAAGGCCTCTGGTCCCAGGGCCTGCCCACCCAGCCATCACACCAAGCTAAAGAAGACATGGCTCACACGACACTCTGAGCAGTTTGGGTGTCCCGGTGGCTGCCCTGGGGACGAGGAGAGCCCTTCTGCCCAGCTGCAGGCCCTCAAGAGGGCAAGCAGCCCTGAGGTCCAGGGAGCGGGTGGAAGCCCAGCTGCCAAGCGCCCGCCCGACCCTTTCCCAGGCAGTGCGGGGCAGGGGGCCAGAGGCCGGCAGGAGATGCTGGACTCATCATTTGGGAACAAGGCGGAGGCCGTGCAGCATGATGACCACAGAG gaccccaagatggCAGGGCCAGGCTCCAGGACCCAGGGCTTCAGGATACATCTTGTTCGGCTCCCCTGGCAGGCATGGCTCCATGCCAAAGCTGTACCCATGCAGCTGGAGAGGCGGGAGGGCTGGCCCGCCACTCCCAGCAAGTGCCGAG ATTGCCTCCGGGAGGGGAGCAGCCACAGGAGGAAGACTCAGCAGCCAgcttggaggagggaggagggtctggCCCCGAGGCCCGGCTCAGCAAGGGCCTTGCCAAGCATCTGCTGAGTGGTTTGGGGGACCGACTATGCCGCCTGCTGCGGAGGGAGCGCGAAGCCCTGGCCTGGGCGCAGCGGGAAG GCCAGGGACCCGCCAGGACAGAGGACAACCAAGGCGTCCCACGCTGCTGCAGCCGCTGCCACCGTGGCCTCTTCAACACCCACTGGAAATGCCCCCACTGTAGCCACCGGCTGTGTGTGGCCTGTGGTCGCATGGCGGGTGCTAGGAGGGCCAGGGACAAAGCAG GCCCTCAGGAGGAGTCTGCGGAGGAGTGTCCCCAAGAGGCCGGGCATACTGCCAGTTCCCTGATGCTCACCCAATTCGTTTCTAGCCAGG CCTTGGCAGAATTGAGCACCGCCATGCATGAGGTTTGGGTCAAGTTTGACATCCGGGGGCACTGCCCCTGCCAAGCTGATGCCCGAGTGTGGGCCTCTGGGGATGGGGGCCAGCAG AAGGAGCCGACAGAGAAAACTCCCCCAGTTCCACAGTCTTCTTGCAACGGGGACACCAACAGGACCAAGCACATCAAAGAGG AGACCCCGGACTCCACCGAGACCCCGGCAGAGGACCGTGCCGGCCGAAGGCCCCTaccttgtccctctctctgtgaaCTGCTGGCCTCCACTGCTGTCAAACTCTGCTTGGGGCACGAGCGGATACACATGGCCTTTGCCCCGGTCACTCCTGCCCTGCCCAGC GACGACCGCATCACCAACATCCTGGACAGCATCATCGCGCAGGTGGTGGAAAGGAAGATCCAGGAGAAAGCCCTGGGGCCGGGGCTGCGGGCCGGGCCAGGACTGCGCAAAGGCCTGGGCCTGCCCCTCTCGCCAGTGCGGCCCCGGCTGCCTCCTCCCGGAGCTCTGCTGTGGCTGCAGGAGCCCAGGCCTCAGAGAGGCTTCCATGTCTTCCAGGAGCACTGGAGGCAGGGCCAG CCCGTGTTGGTGTCAGGGATTCAGAGGACATTGCGAGGCAACCTGTGGGGGACCGAAGCTCTTGGGGCACTTGGAGGCCAGGTGCAGGCACTGACCCCCCTTGGGCCTCCCCAGCCCACAAGCCTCCACAGTGCAACGTTCTGGGAGGGATTCTCCCGGCCTGAAA TTCGCCCAAAGTCAGACGAGGGCTCCGTCCTCCTGCTGCACAGAGCTCTGGGGGACGAGGACACCAGCAG GATGGAGAACCTGGCtgccagcctgcccctccctgagTACTGTGCCCGCCATGGGAAACTCAACTTGGCTTCCTACCTCCCACCTGGCCCCGCCCTGCGTCCCCTGGAGCCCCAGCTGTGGGCCGCCTATG GTGTGAGCCCACACCGTGGGCACCTGGGGACCAAGAACCTCTGTGTGGAGGTGACCGACCTGGTCAGCGTCCTGGTACGCGCTGAGACCCCGCCGCCTACCTGGCACCGGGCACAGAAAG ACTTCCTCTCAGGCCTGGACGGGGAGGGGCTCTGGTCTCCAGGCAGCCAGGTCAGCACTGTCTGGCACGTGTTCCGGGCACAGGACGCTCAGCGCATCCGCCGCTTTCTCCAGATG GTGTGCCCGGCCGGAGCAGGCAACCTGGAGCCTGGCACCCCGGGCTACTGCTACCTGGATGCAGGGCTGCGGCGGCGCCTGCGGGAGGAGTGGGGCGTGAACTGCTGGACCCTGCTGCAGGCCCCTGGAGAGGCCGTGCTGGTGCCTGCCGGGGCTCCCCACCAG GTGCAGGGCCTGGTAAGCACCGTGAGTGTCACTCAGCACTTCCTGTCCCCGGAGACCTCTGCCCTCTCTGCTCAGCTCTGCCACCAGGGACCCAGCCTGTCCCCTGACCGCCGCCTGCTTTATGCCCAG atGGACTGGGCTGTGTTCCAAGCAGTGAAGGTGTCTGTGGGAACATTACAGGAGGCTAAATAG
- the NUDT18 gene encoding 8-oxo-dGDP phosphatase NUDT18 produces the protein MASEGLAGALAAVLGGQGLSVHSCDSEPAGEPLAPVRLRKNVCYVVLAVFLNEQDEVLLIQEAKKECRGSWYLPAGRMEPGETIVEALQREVKEEAGLHCEPLTLLSVEERGPSWIRFVFLARATGGILKTSKEADAESLQAGWYPRSSLPTPLRAQDILHLVELAAQYRRQARHPLTLPQELPCSLVCQRLVATFTSVQTVWVLVGTVGVPHLPVTACGLTPVEQRGGIKTAVLRLLRGCLALPHLAVETKGLLGLQHLGKEHADGICLNVLVTVAFRNPGMQSEPPKVRGENFFWWKVMEEDLQSQLLQRLQESSVVPVNR, from the exons ATGGCATCGGAGGGCCTGGCGGGGGCGCTGGCGGCGGTGTTGGGGGGCCAGGGGCTGAGTGTGCACAGCTGCGACTCGGAGCCGGCCGGGGAGCCCCTGGCGCCCGTGCGGCTGCGGAAGAACGTCTGCTACGTGGTGCTGGCCGTGTTCCTCAACGAGCAG gaTGAGGTGCTACTGATCCAGGAGGCCAAGAAAGAGTGCCGTGGGTCTTGGTACCTACCCGCGGGGAGAATGGAGCCTGGGGAGACCATCGTGGAGGCACTGCAGCGGGAGGTGAAGGAGGAGGCCGGGCTGCACTGTGAGCCTCTGACATTGCTGTCTGTGGAGGAGCGGGGCCCCTCCTGGATCCGCTTTGTGTTCCTCGCTCGAGCCACAG GTGGAATTCTCAAGACTTCCAAGGAGGCGGATGCGGAGTCCCTGCAGGCTGGCTGGTACCCACGAAGCTCCCTGCCCACTCCGCTGCGAGCCCAGGACATTCTGCACCTGGTAGAGCTAGCCGCCCAGTACCGCCGGCAAGCCAGGCACCCTCTTACTCTGCCCCAGGAGCTTCCGTGCAGTCTGGTCTGCCAGCGGCTCGTGGCCACCTTTACCAGCGTCCAGACGGTGTGGGTGCTGGTGGGCACGGTGGGGGTGCCTCACTTGCCCGTCACCGCCTGCGGCCTCACTCCCGTGGAGCAAAGGGGTGGCATCAAGACGGCCGTCCTGCGGCTGCTACGGGGGTGTCTGGCCCTGCCCCACTTGGCAGTGGAGACCAAGGGGTTGCTCGGGCTGCAGCATCTGGGCAAAGAGCATGCAGATGGCATCTGCCTGAATGTGCTGGTGACTGTGGCTTTTCGGAACCCGGGTATGCAGAGTGAGCCCCCAAAGGTTCGGGGGGAGAACTTTTTTTGGTGGAAGGTGATGGAGGAAGACCTACAAAGCCAGCTCTTACAGAGACTTCAGGAATCATCTGTTGTCCCAGTCAACAGATAG